Proteins found in one Fulvitalea axinellae genomic segment:
- a CDS encoding SusC/RagA family TonB-linked outer membrane protein has translation MRNKYWLFKTIVLALALAFTGFASMGQTLTVTGRVISQADGESLPGVNVVIKGTQEGTITDWDGNFEISCDASDFLVFSYIGFENQEVGVGGRTIINVTMTSDLKELEEVVVVGYGTQNKRELTGSIAQVSGQSLTAQPLPSFEAGLQGRASGVQVIQSSGVAGAGSQIRIRGTGSITAGGDPLYVIDGIPLVIAQGDRVGAVNRNPLSSINPNDIESVEILKDASAASIYGSRGANGVVIITTKKGTKARKPTFDVSYRVTTSRPTDKLDLLNSREYIEVMQEAQENDFIYGTAAEIPGYQWPLSPDGVQLPGNFSHAEALKVDTDWQDEVIHTGVSHNVDFSFAQGGEKFSLFTSVSYSDEESFLKENNFERFNVRLNADYTVNNHISFGTATGWTRTLDNNVPVAWNGGLGTAQSGALPFWPVHNQDGSYYNFPTSLNPVQEIDNLVRRTRQLRTLATLYFNYQIIDGLSVRWEGGLDYIDRKYDDFRNNVLETVPLAYQANNFDFSWNTNLTANYGFSVGEEHSFKLLAGTEWLRFEQHSNDINVRFSDPTNPGAPIYKDPKLPPRRLPGGELNPDYQTTTNPIQAFSFVSYFGRVNYTFRERYLLTATFRADGSSRFGENNKFGYFPSASLGWIVTDEAFLSDSDILTNLKVKVGYGRTGNAEIDNYAQYGTTNVNIQNPYGPGAPDRPSQVIVQERLSNPDISWETTDAFDVAIEFGLLNDRISGEVAYYRKTTTDLFLQVSVPSSSGWVSVLRNIGKLRNQGVEFNINSTNIIKKNFTWTSNLNVSLNRNKVLDVGGAPPDALAGSGDTRVVEGQPIGVNYLVKVLYVDPQTGRPVYEGLERENGKIVRRFETFEYDADRDRQVVGKPLPDFIGGFSNTFNFHNFDVSLLFNFSIGAKIYDDAQKFHMSNIGTWNLRREILDRWRKPGDITNVPRLTLDEGASGISKSRNTNEYLHDGSYLRMKNFTVGYTFPAKLTKRWHLDNLRVYFVSTNLFTVTNYKGLDPEIFRDVENAQQANLSPNVTYLTPPQARTFSLGLNVTF, from the coding sequence ATGAGGAACAAGTATTGGCTGTTTAAGACTATCGTACTGGCTCTGGCCCTGGCCTTTACGGGTTTTGCGTCCATGGGGCAAACATTGACTGTCACGGGTAGAGTTATCTCTCAGGCGGACGGTGAAAGTTTGCCGGGTGTAAACGTTGTAATCAAAGGCACGCAAGAGGGTACGATTACCGATTGGGATGGTAATTTTGAAATAAGTTGCGACGCTTCTGATTTTCTTGTTTTTTCCTATATAGGGTTTGAAAATCAGGAAGTCGGAGTAGGAGGAAGAACCATTATAAATGTAACGATGACCTCCGATCTAAAAGAACTGGAAGAGGTTGTCGTCGTCGGGTACGGCACGCAGAATAAGCGTGAGTTAACGGGATCAATTGCCCAAGTTTCCGGGCAATCTCTCACGGCCCAACCGTTGCCGTCGTTTGAGGCGGGACTTCAGGGACGGGCTTCGGGAGTTCAGGTTATTCAGTCCAGCGGTGTGGCCGGAGCAGGCTCACAGATAAGGATTAGAGGTACGGGATCTATCACCGCAGGTGGTGACCCGCTTTATGTTATTGACGGTATACCGCTCGTAATCGCCCAAGGAGATAGGGTCGGAGCCGTAAACAGAAATCCTCTATCCTCAATAAATCCGAATGATATCGAATCGGTTGAGATCCTGAAGGATGCTTCAGCCGCTTCCATCTATGGTTCAAGGGGAGCTAACGGAGTGGTAATTATTACTACGAAGAAAGGCACGAAAGCCAGAAAGCCGACTTTTGACGTTAGTTACAGGGTAACCACATCTAGACCTACGGATAAACTTGACCTGCTGAATTCTCGGGAGTACATAGAGGTAATGCAGGAAGCTCAAGAGAATGATTTTATTTACGGTACCGCCGCTGAAATTCCGGGCTATCAATGGCCGTTGTCTCCAGACGGTGTTCAGTTGCCGGGAAACTTTTCGCACGCTGAAGCGCTGAAAGTAGATACTGACTGGCAGGATGAAGTGATCCATACAGGCGTGAGCCATAATGTAGATTTTTCCTTTGCTCAGGGAGGTGAGAAGTTCTCACTCTTTACAAGCGTGTCTTATTCGGACGAGGAATCCTTTTTAAAAGAAAATAATTTTGAAAGATTCAATGTCAGACTAAACGCTGACTATACAGTCAACAATCATATTTCCTTTGGTACCGCTACGGGTTGGACTAGAACATTGGATAACAATGTACCTGTGGCATGGAACGGGGGACTTGGTACTGCGCAGTCAGGAGCGTTGCCATTCTGGCCTGTTCATAACCAGGATGGAAGCTATTACAACTTTCCGACAAGTCTAAACCCGGTTCAGGAAATAGACAACTTAGTCAGGAGGACTCGACAATTACGAACTTTAGCGACCCTATATTTTAACTACCAAATCATCGACGGACTTTCGGTGCGTTGGGAAGGTGGCCTTGATTATATAGATCGGAAATATGATGACTTCCGGAATAACGTATTGGAGACGGTTCCATTAGCTTATCAGGCTAACAATTTCGATTTCAGTTGGAATACGAACCTTACGGCCAATTATGGCTTTTCGGTTGGAGAAGAGCATAGCTTCAAATTACTTGCTGGTACGGAATGGCTGAGATTTGAACAGCATTCAAACGATATAAACGTTCGTTTTTCAGATCCGACAAACCCTGGGGCTCCGATTTACAAGGATCCGAAATTGCCGCCAAGAAGACTGCCTGGTGGAGAGCTGAATCCAGATTATCAAACAACTACTAACCCAATCCAGGCGTTCTCGTTCGTTTCGTACTTTGGTCGTGTAAACTACACTTTCAGAGAAAGGTACCTCTTGACAGCTACGTTTAGAGCGGATGGTAGCTCGCGCTTTGGTGAAAATAACAAATTTGGATATTTCCCGTCGGCATCACTGGGATGGATTGTTACGGACGAAGCATTCCTAAGTGATTCTGATATCCTTACCAATTTGAAAGTTAAGGTGGGGTATGGTAGAACAGGTAATGCAGAAATTGATAATTATGCCCAGTACGGAACCACTAACGTAAATATCCAAAACCCATACGGTCCGGGTGCTCCGGATAGACCAAGCCAAGTTATCGTCCAAGAAAGGCTTTCAAATCCGGATATTTCCTGGGAAACAACAGATGCCTTTGATGTTGCTATTGAGTTTGGATTGCTAAATGACCGGATTTCGGGTGAAGTTGCCTACTACAGAAAAACGACCACAGACTTGTTCTTACAAGTGTCAGTGCCTTCATCAAGTGGTTGGGTCTCTGTTCTAAGGAACATCGGTAAGCTTCGGAACCAAGGGGTGGAGTTTAATATTAACTCGACAAATATTATCAAGAAGAATTTCACTTGGACATCGAATCTGAATGTTTCCTTAAATAGAAATAAAGTGCTTGATGTCGGAGGTGCGCCACCGGATGCCTTGGCGGGATCAGGAGATACAAGGGTAGTTGAAGGCCAACCTATTGGTGTGAACTACTTGGTGAAAGTACTTTATGTGGATCCTCAAACAGGTCGTCCAGTTTATGAGGGCCTGGAAAGAGAGAATGGAAAGATTGTTCGTCGCTTCGAAACGTTTGAGTACGATGCGGATCGAGATCGTCAGGTAGTCGGTAAGCCGTTGCCGGACTTTATTGGCGGATTTTCAAACACGTTTAACTTCCACAATTTTGATGTGTCATTGCTCTTTAACTTCTCTATTGGAGCAAAAATCTATGATGATGCCCAGAAGTTCCATATGAGTAACATTGGAACATGGAACCTGCGAAGAGAAATTCTGGACAGATGGAGAAAGCCGGGAGACATAACTAACGTCCCAAGGTTGACGTTGGACGAGGGAGCCTCTGGAATTTCAAAGTCTCGAAATACGAATGAGTACTTGCACGATGGTTCTTATTTAAGAATGAAGAATTTTACTGTGGGATACACCTTTCCGGCGAAGCTTACGAAAAGATGGCACTTAGACAACCTGAGAGTTTATTTTGTGTCGACTAACCTGTTCACGGTCACAAACTATAAGGGGTTGGACCCTGAAATCTTCAGAGATGTTGAAAATGCTCAACAAGCTAACCTTAGCCCTAATGTGACGTACTTGACTCCGCCACAAGCCAGAACATTTTCTTTGGGCCTTAATGTTACATTCTAA